The genomic interval ttattcgaattatagtCAAACAAACTTAACCATcccttgaaaattattgaatattattcgaattatagtCAAAGTTAACCACcccttgaaaattattgaatattattcgaattatagtCAGACAAACAACCAttccttgaaaattattgaatattattcgaattataatcAAACAAACTTAACCATcccttgaaaattattgaatattattcgaattatagtCAAAGTTAACCAcctcttgaaaattattgaatattattcgaattattgaatattattcgaattatagtCAGACAAACAACCAttccttgaaaattattgaatattattcgaattatagtCAGACAAATTTACCCActccttgaaaattattgaatattattcgaattatagtCAAACAAACAACCActccttgaaaattattgaatattattcgaattatagtCAGACAAACAACCActccttgaaaattattgaatattattcaaattatagtcAGACTTAACTActccttgaaaattattgaatattattcgaattatagtCAGATAAACTTAACCACAATTGGaaagttattgaattattcgaattatagtCAGATAAACTTAACCATctcttgaaatattgaatattattcgaattataatcGGACAAATTATGCTCGATTAAGTTATGTAACAAATACTTTGActttgatcgatttttctcaATCTCCactccttttctcttccattgaaatattgaatattatttgaattatagtcAGAAAAATTATGCTCGATTAAGAAGTTATGCAACAAATACTTTGACttctatcgatttttctcaatcttcattccttttctctttaacCACcccttgaaaattattaaatataatattattcgactATGGACAAACTAGATTAAGTTATACAACTTTGACTTcccatcgatcgatttttctcaaTCTCCATTCCTCTTCCATTGAAATATTGactattattcgaattataatagaaCAAACTTAACCACcccttgaaaattattgaatattattcgaattagtcggacaaattatgttatatcgaTTAAGTAAAGCTATACTACTTCTAGAGAACCAGATGAAGAGAAATGGATGAGGAGAATCTCGTCGATGGGTCGTTTACTCACGAGGAGGAGGTGTCTCGTGTTAGCCATGATCCACGAACGACCTGATGCTTTTCTGCCGGCCGAACGGGCCGCGATACACCTTATATAGTCGTGGAACAATTACTAGCGCCCACCTGGTGCGAACAAACGAACGGTGCGAACGTGTACGTGAAATATTACACGCGCGTTCCGCTTGATTTTCACATAATAAGGGGTGGGGGGAGAGGCGTTTCTGTTTGGCAACGCGGGAAAAGGGAGTAGAGGGAGGGAGCATAGAGAAACGAGATGCTGATAGACGAAATGGGTGGAATGTTTGCTGCGCCAATCCGCGATGAAGAGAAGATGAGAGGTTTGAAGGGATGTTTTCCTTGATGATGCTTTCCTGaaatccatttctttttcatggATAATAAAAGAGATCCAGAGATCCTGGAAGGCTCGATGCAAATTCCATCACGCCTCGCTACGAATatgaaattcttaataataagagCAATTACACTTTGCGAAACAATGACAGGCAGAGCTGGAACAATCATTTCTAACGAGCGTCCACGTCCTAATTGGGACAAGTTCATTTACTACTATCATTTCCAACGATATTATTCCACATAGTGGCCTGCCACCGATCGAGATGGCGAAAGGGGACATTGCTGATGAATGCGCAATgttcaattttcgatcgaacacGTTGCGAGTTTTCCTCGCGATGCGTGTACTAAACTTGTGCAATAAACATTGTTGGTAAATTGGAAATGGTGGAATCGTCGCAAAACAAGCGACAACACTTGTGTTGGGTAGTGTTGGGTAATTGGTGCCGAGATTCCGTGAAAACCGAACGAATTTCACGCATGGATGACGGAAGACGAAAGAAGTCGAGGAACCAtgacgaaaaaaagaacactTTCAGAGGCAAGATGATTGACCAATCGATActtttgcgttaattttgcaattgtGATTAGCATTGTTAATGATTTAATGGCCAATGTCAATGTGAATTGgttataatgaaatgaaaaaagaaatggagaaacaaaaggaaataattgtaatacgtTCGAGAAATGGAagcttggaaaaaaattttcaacgctTTTTCACTGCGTCCTCGAACCCCTCGAGGTTTGAATCTAGCTTTGACGAGATTATTCTACCTGCCATCTCTACTTAACGTGGATTATCTCAATGGCACTATCCTATCAATCACAATAATCACGGTATTATTACACCCTGACAGGATATATAATGCAAGAATCAATAAACCATTAGCAAgatttaaatctttcattgcaacaattgaataatcgagttaaaaaattattttacgtgtATAAATGATGTACatacaataattaagaatgattataattatagttctTGTCAACAGAAAGgaagtaaaaaattcttaaaaatattcctatCAAATATTCTTCATTGAAAAGtcattttccattaattcaTAATGTATCGTAAGATTGGATCGATCCTTTCTctgtatcgaaaaataatggtCTTTTAAATCTATCGTCTAATACGAATGTCACTCGAAATATACGAGATCTTGTCCGTCTTTTATGACATCCGCTACTGGGCGCACGGCAGCGTTAATAATCGAGTGAACGTCGATGCTCGATACGTGCGACAGGCATTCCCTGTCGATAACCGTCCCTGGCCTCGTCCAGGCAAATGTGTACCGGGTTAGTGACACGCCTAATCGTCCCATAATCGTTCCAGAATAATCCTGGATCAGGAAGGAGGAAGCCACGGATTCCAACGAATTGCTTCGATTAAAATCGacattattaactttattttaccTGTATACgaatatgaaagaattttgataatataaatatccatataatataatgatctttttacttaaatcgtattaattctctctctttctttttttttaattattaattattaactgtTATCGCGGAGtctctttgaaaatttcatttcacgatTCTCCTTTCCAATcgacatatttaatatttaattaacgagtatttaattacgtttaagatttttaattaaaatttcaaaacaagttcgcattttatccttttcattccatctcaaaatttcatttcaaagatAATACGTATagcatattaaatttttgtccaaaaaatattctttcgttaAATACTTATTCGTCCATCTACGACACCAAAGTTCCAAGGTTCGCTACTCTAACGCTTCTCTTGCACCGCTGCCAGCGCCACCGCCCACGCAACCTAATGTACCAATTAACGATCGTTCAGGAACGGTTCTTTAACTGGTGTCGATGTCGATAACCGGCGATTAAAAACAACGCCGCGTGACGAGATCCCCCGGAATCCCGTGGAAAGGGCTTTTGTTCCACGTATCGACCACCGATCTTGAGCATTGCCACCGTGCCCACGTGACACGATTCCTGGCGATTTTCTCGCcatcttatttttctctacTTCTACGTACGTGTTCCTTCTACGTGCCGTGGGGAATAGTGGCGAAGGTTGCAGTATTTCTTAGATTTTAATCTCTCgttggaatattaatttctaatttttcttctttcttcttttggaCTTTTTTTGGTGTATTGTAATCTCTGTACGAGTTGAATGGATAATGAAGATACGAAATTTACGGTAACCTTGAAACTTAAAGATTCTGTGTCTACTTTTTGTAATAGATGAATAATGGACGTTGTGGAGgaataattttggatttttatcggtcgttagaataattttaaattttaaataataattttaattttaataattttctatattatttgagaatgattgaaataattatttagaatcatTTCGTCCATTTCGATGATTTTGAATcctcttgaaaattattttcaaaagtatatTCAATCTTGAGTTGTAGATACaggatttttcttaaataaaaattattgaaattaaacagTCATCTTGCAACGATTGacgattcgagaagaaaaatggaattggaaaaaaaggatcTATATGCGTGATCGAGAGCATACGTGCGTGACGAAAGAAAAAACCTTGTTGAATATTCTGTTGTGCAAAGTGGGACTGTTTGACGATGAATTTCACGCGAATCGCGcaatcacttttttttcaacgcaACGGATTGGTTCTTTTGCTCGATTTCATTCGCGTTCATTGTGTCTCTGTACACTTTTtaccctttttttctttttaataatataaaacgaaacaaaaattttgaattattaatctacatctctttcttcgtttatttacgtttatttgaattttaaattcgaatcaaaattgaattcaaactttctaaatttcatcaaaattaattctcttctaatttttacaCAATTCTCGCTTCTAAAACAATTCTCTCATTGCGTATGCAAATGCAAATTGCACAATGTGAGGAGGAAAATAGCGAATACGACAGTCGTGTGCAGAATCAAAATCTTCCTTTTATTCCTCCCCCCgcattcctcttcttttttttttttttttcttcttcttcactcTGGTAAACCACGTCAAGAAAGGTTTCGTTTCAATCACATAGGATTGTTTATCCCAAGGGCGACCTTCGTTTTGATGGacatatcaatttttccttctccccccctccccccctttccACGTTTTATCCCTTCTTCCTCCATTTAATTACGTTACGTCCCCGTTCTTTTCCAGAATCCGCACTTTCCAGCTCGAGGTCGCAGGTCTCTCCGATACATACAcggaataattacaatatcaatTACATTATCGACATCTCACCATCTCTTCTCTCGATTCATAAATGTTTATGCtccatataattttcgaatgatTTCGGCTACAATgtaattcgatcgaatgtaattgtaattagGTATACGAATCTTGATGAACGTGATTAAAGCggagttaattaatttataataatgttatatgttatatgttaaGTTGAAACATTTTCCAACGTgtcgatataaattatattcgttcgttcgtaGTTCGTATTTTATCGAGAATAGCATTTCGAAGTAATGTGACATTTATGGTGTAATCGAAATTGAGagtttttttggaatttcatttttggaaattatcgatgattgatttttgtagtttaaatttttgattttgaacagGGATTTAGAAATTTGTGAGAAAATTTGTTTGGATTGAAATAGGATTTATCATCGTGACacgttttagaattatttattcgaaaattgaatatttgatttgatggagaaaatttatcgatgagattttattttaaaaaaatatattatttacgaagcttgaaaataaaatttaaaatatcgatttaaattgaaatataaatttatgaaaacgactgatattgatttaaatgaaatatcggattatttcaatttagaatGCTTAAAAATTGCAGATTTAATCTCGATGCTCCTTTTAAGAACGTATCACCttgataaattcttaaatcatttttatacacCGATAAATATCTCATATTCGATCcttctatcatttattttacacaTTCTCGATCACttcgtgtatattttattcgtttaatgatttattaaagatacttatctaaaaaaaaaaaaaaaaaaaaaagaattatacctTACACCACtcgtattcaatttttcattcattaaaaatcaggaaactaaaaaaatataaattctaaaaaaagatataataacgTGTGTCTCCGTTCTATATATAGATGCCGTAAATATACATTACAGATGCTGATCCATTTCACCAATATTCAACCTATAATCTCGATAAtacttatacaaaaattataaaattaatagaatgacaaaaattgcaagaatacgtggaaaaaaatttaaatttctataaattgaattatcaacttagatcaaaaatatttcttaatggaAATGTTTAAACACGTTTGAACACGTTTGTTGGTAAAGGTAATATTTATTCCCTAAGATTTCAATAAGAGACGTAATAAAAGTAACGAAACATCCTTATTTGCGTACCAATATACACGTCCACTCTCTATGTGTTTTCAAACAATCACCGGCAAGAAAAGAGAATGGACACCGACAAGTATTGTCCAATTTCAAGGAGGAAGTCACATGTTGCACCTGACCTCGAGATATCCCTTGAAAAAGACGAGCACACGAGAGACGAACAGGCGAGTAATGTCAATGTCACCACCTTAGGTGTACCGCTTGCTTCCCAGGGTGTGGTCCCCTCCTACGGGTCGACGACTCCCTACCAGATTCACCTATATAAAAGGGGTACCGTGCCTCGACAGGGCAGCACATCACCGTTCGTACTTTAGGGCGAGTACTGGTTAGAAAATTTCCAGCAGCGCTTTTTCCACGCGATTAACGCCATGAGAACAATAGTGAGTATTTAAGGATATTTATCGTGCGtctatgaaaaattcatcatgAGATTTTTAAGGGGTGGACTCATATTTtggatcgaataataaaagagaaaacgagTGCTATCGAGTCACTAATTAAATTGCCATTCATTGAgtatatgcataatatatacttgactttgattattaaaaatctgttttgaatgtatttaatagaaatagttgaatattattttaatttaaagaaaaaaaaattgagagtaTATTTCTAGAGAAGATTCATTAGTCATATATTAAgtgtgattattatttattaccatTAGTTTTCTCGTCATTGACACACTAACATCCTACATTCTTGCACAAGcctctttatataaataatcacatCTCCTTACTCAAGCAATTACAAAAAGATTGTTTCCACGCCCTGTCATCCACCTACTTTTTTTACACCTCTGTGCAAATTCTTatactaaaaatttcaaacatttatttcagatataaaatttgtacatttcaatgtacaaatatttttcacttctCTCTAACCTATCTATctaacttaattataataatttataccttACATCTTTCTTCATGTTGTATCTTAttcacatacacacacactctCTCTCAAGTTAACTTCTCATATAAAACTTCTTCAAAGTTATATAGTTTCTCTATTTTCGATTTACAGATCATCCTAGCTACGATTTTCAGTGCAGCCATttcagatataaaatttgtacatttcaatgtacaaatatttttcacttctCTCTAACCTATCTATctaacttaattataataatttatgccCTACACTTTCTTCATGTTGTATCTCAtctacacacatacatactcTCTCTCAAGTTAACCTCTCATATAAAACTTCTTCAAAGTTATATAGTTtctctattttcaatttacagaTCATCCTAGCCACGATTTTCAGTGCAGCCATttcagatataaaatttgtacatttcaaatgtacaaatatttttcacttctCTCTAACCTATCTATctaacttaattataataatttatgcctTACATCTTTCTTCATGTTGTATCTCAtctacacacatacacactcTCTCTCAAGTTAACCTCTCATATAAAACTTCTTCAAAGTTATATAGTTTCTCTATTTTCGATTTACAGATCATCCTAGCCACGATTTTCAGTGCAGCCATttcagatataaaatttgtatatttcaatgtacaaatatttttcacttctctctaatctatttatttatccaacttaattataataattaatgtcttACATCTTTCTTCATGTTGTATCTCAtctacacacatacacactcTCTCTCAAGTTAACCTCTCATATAAAACTTCTTCAAAGTAATAGTTTCTCTACTTTGAATTTACAGATCATCCTAGCCACAATTTTCAGTGCAGCCATAGCAGAGCCAGGATACGTGCGCTCAGTGATTCCCTACAGTTACCTGGAAGTTTTGGACACACCGGAAGTGGCACAGGCGAAGGCAGCCCATCTCGCGACTCAAGCGTACGAGGCGGCAAGGAACACGCTCGGATACGCTCACGTGCCAGCTTTAATCCATGTTTACACACCTGTATCTGGCGCGCCCCTCGGCGCTGATGGAAATGTTATCGATACGCCTGAGGTCGCGGAGGCGAAGGCTGCTCATCTGACCGCTCACGCACTGGTAATTACAAGCAACTGAGAGatctagaaatatatattaacgatttgtaatttagattaaatagatttaaatcacgagaaaaagaaaaaagaatctatactattatttcaaaatgggGATAGGTGAATAGTTAGACAATAAAATGGTAAAATTTCGTTCAAGATTTCGGTGAATGAAGATTTGTGTGTTATTTCAGAGTgagaaagtattattatatggaatattaataattatttataaaaatgaatttatttgaattcaaaaaattttagttataattaattttaagattggtATGTTTATctcaatttgatataaaattattgcaattttttaaattattcatataggattaataattataagaatagtaactttttttaaaattagggTAAATAgtggatatttaataataatctatcattttttttagttaatgttatttatagtcAAACAAATagacgattaatatttattaataaaggtataattaattttataccttCAATgtcattattatgatttatattatgttcatCAAATATGGGATCTCcagtttcattaaatttaattattattaattggttTGATTTCATgattaaagtttataatattataaatatataacggaTATGGTatgatttagttttaattttgtaaaattgttttgCATTGAAGGAGACTGCGAAGAATCTAGGCCTCCATCCATATGGCGCCTTGGCTTTCGCTTCGCTGCCTTATGCTTATAGATTTGGATACGGTGCCCCCATTGGTCCTGATGGCAGAGTGATAGACACTCCGGAAGTTGCAGCGGCGAAAGCAGCTCATTTGGCCGCGCATGAAGCTGCAAAACTTGCTAATAATCCTTGACCATTTGAacagaaatattcgaaaggaagaatgaccataaaataatcttctatctctttattcaattatcgatttatcgaaatgCAAACGAACAATGATCGATGATTCTCGTTCTATATATCTTTGTCAATATAAAATGATCTTAGgactttaaatgattaaatattatgactcgaaaaaagaaaacaaagtaacaaaaataatatatgatttttttatatggacTTGATACGATgatggaatttaataataaataatttcttttttacacaaACTATTATTCTCatctattatctttatttctaaaataattttaatttctttcaacccgttaaattttgttatgaattatattgacatttttttttgtgataaaatttcttgttgtaagattaaagatatatttggacatgttataaattctatctaatttattaaagatatataattcatagcATAACgcattataagaataaatgagTAAttcttaaagatatattaaaggtaataaaaaatatatagttcgTGGAATATGAGATGTTGaatgtgattaaaatttataaatttatttaaaattttcttaattaaacaattacaatCCTATAAATCttaacgaaatttattaataaattattattatgtagcTCTTTCTTGTTCAAGAGCTTTACGCGCCATCATTAATATTCCTTCTCTCATTCGATTTCCGCCAATAAATCGACCAGAATGTACAAAAGTAGCACCTTCGATTCCGCAGACATTTACCAGAGCTTCATTTTTTAAACCTTCCCAAGATTCTGGTAAAAATAACCTAAAAACCAAGtttattttgagaataattaatattaacaattctaAAAGttcaatcaattatataaatacctgCATATAAAACTATCAGGCTTCACAGGTACGCATCTAATTCTATAAGTATCATCTTTAAAAATCACATATTTCAATAAaggttttatattttgttctttttctattgCAAAAAGATGCTGAAACCATGGTACACACTgtgataattctataatttctccGCTAGGATCaacctataaatatttattgcaacttttgcattaaaatatttttataaagttttaaataaaagacagtttagaattaacataaaaaggaaaattaatcttGCACAATACTGCAcaactaataattatataatctaatgcTTGACTCTATTCAACTCTATTTAATCAGTATGTCATTCTATTCAAATTCATGCAAATATCATctcaattttataacaataatgcttttattattaattacaaaattgtaatagaaagaaaaaagtataatctGTTTTATTCACTTCAAAGCGTTTTGCAACAGCTTCTTCTACGATAGATCTAGCTGGTAACCAAACATTTGCtgcataatttatatgttggACAAAATCTTGGCCAGTTAATTCCAttgcttttaaaaattgagtATTAGGATTAAGATCTTTGCTATTCCATGGTGGATTTAAAAACTTAACACGAGAAGATAAATCTGTTACGATCTTATATCTAAAATGTATAacacataaaatattgaatatatatatattttaattaatataaaataaaattaattagtataaaataaaattatttacttagtATTTTCACTACATATAGAAATTCCATTATCTATACTATC from Apis mellifera strain DH4 linkage group LG8, Amel_HAv3.1, whole genome shotgun sequence carries:
- the LOC100576916 gene encoding cuticle protein 18.7 → MRTIIILATIFSAAIAEPGYVRSVIPYSYLEVLDTPEVAQAKAAHLATQAYEAARNTLGYAHVPALIHVYTPVSGAPLGADGNVIDTPEVAEAKAAHLTAHALETAKNLGLHPYGALAFASLPYAYRFGYGAPIGPDGRVIDTPEVAAAKAAHLAAHEAAKLANNP
- the LOC551296 gene encoding UPF0160 protein MYG1, mitochondrial isoform X2, translating into MTENVKIGTHDGCFHCDEALACFMLKTLPRYKDAIIVRSRDMSILNTCDIVVDVGEEYNPCKHRYDHHMRDFNESVSTIIKKPGHDWKTKLSSAGLIYCHFGHEIIKELVPQASDADIEIIFKHIYNTFIQEIDSIDNGISICSENTKYKIVTDLSSRVKFLNPPWNSKDLNPNTQFLKAMELTGQDFVQHINYAANVWLPARSIVEEAVAKRFEVDPSGEIIELSQCVPWFQHLFAIEKEQNIKPLLKYVIFKDDTYRIRCVPVKPDSFICRLFLPESWEGLKNEALVNVCGIEGATFVHSGRFIGGNRMREGILMMARKALEQERAT
- the LOC551296 gene encoding UPF0160 protein MYG1, mitochondrial isoform X1 codes for the protein MIKNIFTTILRYFTNLSTLSGNLTYTPTWLQKFVTMTENVKIGTHDGCFHCDEALACFMLKTLPRYKDAIIVRSRDMSILNTCDIVVDVGEEYNPCKHRYDHHMRDFNESVSTIIKKPGHDWKTKLSSAGLIYCHFGHEIIKELVPQASDADIEIIFKHIYNTFIQEIDSIDNGISICSENTKYKIVTDLSSRVKFLNPPWNSKDLNPNTQFLKAMELTGQDFVQHINYAANVWLPARSIVEEAVAKRFEVDPSGEIIELSQCVPWFQHLFAIEKEQNIKPLLKYVIFKDDTYRIRCVPVKPDSFICRLFLPESWEGLKNEALVNVCGIEGATFVHSGRFIGGNRMREGILMMARKALEQERAT